The Cloacibacterium sp. TD35 region GCTACAATTTTGAACTTTCCAAAATCTGTAGGCAATTTTGATTCTGCTTGTATCTTGATCATATTATCTATTTTTTAAATCATAATTATTGTACAAATTTATACTTTATTTTATTAAGTAGTAAAATATTTTACTATTTTTGTCATTAATAAATTCTATTGAATTAAATAAACCTTTGAAATTAAGTACAAAAGCTTATTAATAAAGGAATACAAAACGATTAAAAAAAATTGAAATATGAAAAATAAACCAATCAACTCAGAAAAAATTTTATCCCATTACGGAAATTATTTACTTACCCACGGAGAGAGACCCAAAAACATCTACGTTTTTGCACAAGAAAACCAATTTGATGAAAAAGAATTTTACCAATTCTTTTCAAGTTTCGAACAATTAGAGAAAGAAATTTTAAAGCATTTTTTCCAGAAATCTCTAGAACTTTCTCTAGAAATCGAAGGCTATGAAGACATGAGTGCTAAAGAAAGATTACTGAATCTTTATTTTATCTTTTTTGAAAACCTTACGATGAACAGATCTTTAGTGCTCATGATTTTAGAAAAGAAAAACCTTTCTACGTTGCAAAAACTTCATGAACTAAAATCTGAACATCAAAAATTTATCAAAACTTTAGACTTTAATGATTTAGAAATTATAGAAAAAGCAAAAGACTCTATTAAAAACTTCAATGAAAAATCTAGAGAAGAAGCGCTTTGGTTACACTTTTTATCGATCATAGAATTTTGGCAAAAAGATGAATCACCAAGTTTTGAAAAAACAGATTTATTCATTGAAAAAACCATTGACACAGGTTTTGAATTCTTAAACAATGAACCTCTAAAAAAAATCATTGACCTAGGAAAATTCTTGTGGAAAGAAAAATTTCAAAAAGCATAAAAAATGAAAACCCTCAATAAAATTCCCACAGGAAAAATAGAACGCGCCAGTAATTTATTGAAAGCAGGTGCAAAAGTGGGCGTAAATTATATTAAATATTACGGCAATAAAATCACCAAAGACGAAGAAGAAGCCAAAAAAATTCTAAATGAAGAAAATGCAGCAGATATTTATGACAGTTTAAAAGAATTGAAAGGTTCTGCTCTGAAAGTGGCGCAAATGCTAAGCATGGAAAAAAACATTATGCCGCAAGCTTATGTAGAAAAATTTTCCCTTTCGCAGTTTTCGGTTCCGCCGCTTTCTGGAGCTTTGGTTAAAAAAACTTTCAGAAAATATTTTGGCAAAAACCCTGAAGATATTTTTGATGAATTCTCAGCTGAATCAGTAAATGCAGCAAGCATTGGTCAGGTTCATAAAGCGAAAAAAGACGGTCAAGAATTGGCCGTAAAAATTCAATATCCTGGAGTTCAGGAAAGCATTTCCAGCGATTTGAAATTGGTAAAACCTATCGCAATGAAGATGTTCAACATCAGAAAAGAAGGCTCTGAATCTTACTTTAAAGAAGTAGAAGATAAATTATATGAAGAAACCAATTATGATTTAGAACTATCTAGAAGTGAGCAAATTGCGCGAGAATGTTCTCACCTGAAAAACATAAAATTCCCGAAATACTATCCAGAATTTTCGTGTGAAAAAATCATCACAATGGATTGGTTGCACGGAAAACATTTCTCTGAATTTATCAAAACAAAACACCCACAGAAAACACTGAACAAAATCGGACAAACGCTTTGGGATTTTTATATGTATCAAATGCACGTTTTAAAGCAAGTTCACGCAGATCCGCATCCAGGAAATTTCTTGATTTCGGAAAAAGGCGAATTAATGGTAATAGATTTCGGTTGTGTAAAGGAAATTCCGAGTGATTTTTATGAGCCTTATTTTGAATTGGCAAAAGTGGAAAATTTGATGAATCAAGAGTTTTTTGAACAAAAATTATACGAATTAGAAATTCTTAAACCAGAAGATTCATCTGAAGAGAAAGTGTTTTTCAGCAAACTCTTCCACGAAATGTTGGAATTGTTTACCAGACCTTTTAATCAAGAGTATTTTGACTTTTCAGATGAGAGTTTCTTCCAAGAAATTGCAGATTTAGGTCAGCGTTATGCAAAACTTAGCGATTTAAAAAACATGAATACCAACCGTGGTTCCAGACATTTTATTTATCTGAACCGTACGTTTTTTGGTTTATATAATATGATGCACGATTTAAGAGCTGAAGGAATAGAAATTAATCATTTTCAAAAATTTATGGTAGAAAATGCCTAAAAATTTGCCCTCAAAAATCTGTGAAGTTTGCGGTTTACCTTTTAACTGGCGAAAAAAATGGAAAAAAGACTGGGAAGAAGTGAAATATTGTAGCGAAAAATGCAGGAAAAACAAAAAATCAACATCGTTTGGTTCAAAAATGACTTAAGAACCAAAGACCAAATATCTCTATTTAAGGCATCTCAAGAAGATTTGCCTTTTATAGCTTTGTATATTTTCGATGAAGATTTTTATCAAAAAAAACAATTTGGTTTTAGAAAAATCGGAAAATTTCGTGCAAAATTTCTTTTGGAGAGTATTCAATATTTAAAGCAAAATCTTGCTGAACTCAACATAACTTTTTTGATAAAGTTTGGAAAAACAAAGAAGGTTTTTGAAAAATTGAATGAACACTACTCTATTCAAAAAATCTTTTGTGAAGAAGAATTTTCCCAAGAAGAAGTGGATTTAGAAAAAAGTGTTTCTTCTGCTCTATCCAATGTGAAATTTGAAAAATCTTACTCACAATTTTTACTAGATCCTGAATTTGTTTTCGAAAAATTAGAAAAAATCCCTGCGCTTTTTACCACCTTCAGAAACAAGGTTGAAAAGAATTTCATCGTAACAAAACCTTTAAAAATAGAAAAAAGAAGAGCGTTTTTTAAGCTAGAAATTCCATCAGACAAAATTGATTTAGAAAAATTAGGTTTTGAGGATTTCGAAACGCATCCAGACTCAGCATTTCCTTTTTATGGCGGTGAAAACGCAGCTTGGGAAAGATTGCATTATTATTTTAAGGAAACTCAACTGCTTAAAGATTATAAAAATACCAGAAATGGATTGGTAGGAAATGACTATAGTTCCAAATTTTCTGCATGGCTTGCAAATGGAAGTATTTCAGCGGTTTCCATTTATGATGAAGTGAAAAAATTTGAACAAAAATTCGGAGCCAATGAATCTACCTATTGGTTTATTTTCGAATTGCTATGGCGAGATTATTTCAAATTTATTGCGTTGCAACACCGCAATGAAATTTTTTACAAAAACGGACTTCAGCCCCATAAAAATGTAGAATTTCAAAACAATCCTCAAAAATTAGTACAATGGATTTCTGGAAAAACACATTCAGAATTTGTGAATGCCAACATGATAGAACTCCAAAAAACGGGATTCATGAGCAATCGAGGAAGACAAAATGTGGCTTCCTATTTCTGTAAAAATCTAAAACTAGATTGGCGAATTGGCGCAGCCTATTTTGAGGAAATGCTCATCGATTATGATGTTCACAGCAATTACGGAAACTGGCTGTATTTGGCTGGAATAGGAAATGATGCACGAGAAAGAAGTTTCAACACAGAAAAACAAGCAGAACAATACGATAGCAATAAAAAATTTAGAAATTTATGGCTGAAAAACCACTAAAAACGGCACAATTGATATTTCCGCATCAGTTGTTTCAAGAGATTTCTTTTCTTGAAATCAATCAGCCTGTGTTTTTAGTGGAAGAATTTTTGTTTTTCAAACAGTATAAATTTATCCAACAGAAATTAGCTTTTCATAGAGCCACGATGAAATTTTATGAAAATTTTCTAATTGAAAAAGGATTCAAAGTTCATTATATAGAAAGCATTTCGGAGCTTTCAGATATTCGAAATTTAATACAATTTTTAGAAAATGAAGGTTTTGAAAAAATCAGAACGATAGACGTTTGTGACGATTGGTTGGAGAAAAGGATTTTAAAGACAAAACTAGAAGTTGAGATTATCGAAAACCCAAGTTTTGTCAATTCAAAAGAAGATTTAAAGGTTTATTTTGAAGGCAAAAAGCATTATCATCAAACCGATTTTTATAAGCAACAGCGCCTTTCTAGAAATATCCTTTTAGAAAATGGAAAACCAATAGGTGGAAAATGGACTTTCGATACAGAAAATCGAAAAAAATATCCAAAAAATAAAAAATCGCCTTCTATTTCATTTCCTCAGAATAATCGTTTTTACGAAGAAGCGAAAATTTATGTTTCTGAAAATTTTGGAAATCATTACGGGGAATTAACAGACTATCAAATCTATCCAACTACAATTTCAGAAACTGAAATTTGGCTCGAAAATTTCTTAGAAAACAGATTTTTAGAATTTGGAATTTATGAAGACAGCATTGTAGAACAAGAGCATTTTTTGCATCACAGTGTATTGTCTCCATTGATGAACATTGGCTTTTTAACTCCAAATTATATCATCGAAAAATCCATCGAATTTGCTCAAAAAAATGAGATTCCGCTCAATTCATTAGAAGGATTTATTCGTCAAATTTTAGGTTGGCGAGAATTTATTCGAGGAATTTATTTGTATCAAGGAAGCTTCGAAAGAACCCGAAATTTTTGGAATCATCAACGAAAAATTCCTCAATCTTTTTATGATGGAACTACGGGAATTGCTCCGATTGACAAAACCATAAAAAAAATATTGAAAACGGGTTACGCTCATCACATTGAACGATTAATGATTCTCGCCAGTTTTATGAATTTGTGTGAATTTCATCCAGATGATGTCTATCAATGGTTTATGGAAATGTTTATCGATGCGTATGATTGGGTGATGGTGCCTAATGTTTACGGTATGAGTTTGTTTGCAGATGGCGGATTGATGAGCACAAAACCGTATATCAGCGGAAGCAATTATCTCAAAAAAATGAGTGATTATGCCACCGAAAATTGGGGAGAAATTTGGGATTCCCTTTTTTGGAATTTCATTGCTAAAAATCAGGAATTTTTTAGAAAAAATCCAAGATTGAGCATGATGCTCATCACTTGGAATAAAATGACGGAACAGCAAAAAGAATTACATCTCGTGAGAGCTCAAAACTTTTTAGAAAAATTACACCAATGATGAAAAAAAATTTTAATGTAGAACAAATCGACAGAATTATAGAAATGGCGTGGGAAGACAGAACGCCATTTGAAGCTATCACTTTTCAGTTTGGAATTTCTGAAGCTGAAACCATCTCTATTATGAGAACTGAACTGAAAAGAAGTTCTTTCAATCTTTGGAGAAAAAGAGTGAATTCTGGCATTAGTCAAAAACATCTCAAAAAAAGAAATCCAGAAATTGAAAGATTTAAATGTACCAGACAGAGAACCATAAGTTTAAATAAAATATCAAAGAGATAATAGATTCGAGAACCAAGAACCAAGATATTAGATTAAAAAATAAATAAAAATAGATATGAAAAATATAGTTATTATAGGTTGTGGAAGCGGAATAGGTTTAGCCACCGCAAAACAATTACAAAACGAAGCTCAAATCATCGGAATTTCTAGAACAGAAAATCCAGAAATGAAAAATGTAAAACTTCATTTTTATCAAAAAGACATTCTAACGGACAGTTTAGATGATGTTTCTTTTCCTGAAAAAATTGATGGGTTGGTCTATGCACCAGGAAGCATTAATTTGAAACCTTTCGGAAGATTATCTGAAGAAGATTTTAAAAAAGATTTCGAAATTAATGTTTTGGGTGCTATTAAAATCATTCAGAAATTATTGCCTAATCTTAAAAAATCTGAAAGTGCAAGTGTAGTTTTATTCAGCACCGTTGCAGCAAAATTAGGAATGCCTTTTCATTCTTCTATCGCTGCTAGTAAAAGCGCTGTAGAAGGTTTGGTAAAAAGTTTAGCCGCTGAATTTTCCCTACAAAAAATAAGATTTAACGCCATTGCACCATCACTTTCAGACACCAATTTAGCCACAGCTTTATTGGCATCACCTGAGAAAAGAGAAGCAGCTGCAAAAAGACATCCGATACAGAAAATAGGAAATCCTGAAGAAATTGCAAAAATGGTTGTATTTTTACTTTCTGATTCTTCTTCTTGGATTACCGGACAGATTTTTGGCATTGACGGAGGAATGAGCACTATTAAATTATAAGCAACATGGATACAAGTTTTTTAATTAATCTCCTACTAGAAGTTCAGGAATACGAACATTCTAAGTCGTTTAAAAATCATGCCACGGTAGAAGACTTCAGAATTTGGCTCAACGAAAAAAAATATACTACGGAAAGTCCAACCAAACTTTTTAAAAATGAAAACCACGATGTAAGTTTCACCGAAAATGAAATTTGCAAACAAGTTTTGCTTTTGGGCAGATTTTCTAAACAAATGATTCGCAAAGGTTTAAGCGATTTTCCGACTTTAGCCAATGAAGAATTCACTTATCTCTACAGACTTAAAGACGAGCCTTCTTTGACTAAAATTCAACTCATCGAAAGAAACGGTCACGAAAAACAAACGGGAATTCAAATCATCAAAAGACTTTTAGATGATGGCTTAATTCAAGAAACGGTGGATGAAAATGACAAACGTGCCAAAAGATTGACTTTGACCAAAAAAGGAGAAGAAGCCTTCCATAAATCGGTAGATAAAGTTAATACAACTTCCAGAATTCTATCGGCAAATCTTAAAAGTGACGAGAAAACAAAATTGCTGGAATTATTGAAAAAAGTAAACGATTTTCATTACACTTTGTACACAGAATACAAAAATTCTGAGATTAAAGAACTCCTTCATTTGATAGAATAAGCATGGATAAAATATCTATTTTTTGGTTCAGAAGAGACCTTCGGTTAAAAGACAATCACGGATTGTATCAAGCATTAGAATCGGGAAAAAAGGTGCTACCGATTTTTATTTTTGACGAAGATATTTTAGATTTATTAGAAAATAAGTCAGACAAGAGAGTTGATTTCATTGTACAAGCTTTGCAAACTTTAAATTATTTTTTAAAATCAAAGAATAAAGGCATTAAAATCTTCAAAGGAAAACCTCTTGAAGTCTACAAAAAACTATCCCAGAACTACGAAATAGAAGCGGTTTACTGTAATGAAGATTATGAACCCTATGCAATAAAAAGAGACCAAGAAATTGCAGATTTTTTGGCTTCAAAAAATATCGCTTTTCATCAGTTTAAAGACCAGGTTATTTTTCACAAAGACGAAATTGTAAAAGCCGATAAAAAACCTTACACGGTTTATACACCATATTCAAAACTTTGGCTCAATGAATTTCAAAAAATTGATTTACAAGGATTTCTATCAGAAAAAAAACTAGATTATTTATTAGATGTTCCTTTTGAGGAGTTCAAAATTGAAGATATTGGTTTTCAAAAAACAGATTTAACATTTGAGGTTCCAGAAGCAGATCTTAACATCATCAAAACCTATGAAGATACTCGAAATTTCCCTGCGGTAAAAGGAACTACACAATTGGGTGTTCATCTGAGACTTGGAACCATTAGCGTAAGAAAATTAGCAAAAATTGCCAAAGAAAATAATATTACTTTCCTTAAAGAATTGATTTGGAGAGAATTTTTCATGCAGATTTTGTATCATTTTCCGTATGTAGCAAATCATTCTTTCAAACCAAAATATGATGCCATCCCTTGGGAAAACAATACTGAATTTCTAGAAAAATGGAAAGCTGGAAAAACGGGATTTCCTATTGTAGATGCGGGGATGCGTGAACTGAACGCTACAGGTTTTATGCACAACAGAGTGAGAATGATTACGGCGAGTTTCCTCATCAAACATTTACTTACCGACTGGCGAATTGGCGAAGCGTATTTTGCGGAAAAATTAATGGATTACGATTTAAGTGCGAATAATGGAAACTGGCAATGGTGTGCTAGTTCTGGCTGTGATGCCGCTCCATATTTTAGAATTTTCAATCCAGATGAACAACAGAAAAAATTCGATCCAGATTTTAAATATATCAAAAAATGGATTCCTGAATTTGGAACAAAATACTATCCAAAACCTATCGTTGAGCATAAAAAAGCCCGTGAAAAAGTACTGAAAGTGTACAAAGAAGCTTTAGATAATTTAAACTAAAATTCTTAAACTTTTGGGGAGCACTTTTACTTTAACCGGAGATGAAATTTGGTTAAACTCGCCATCGAGATGCCATAAATCTGAATCTACTGAAAACTCAATTTCTGGAACCGATAAATAGTGAATGTACTGATTGGGAACCAATTTTTTGGTAAACATTCTGTAGGCAAAAACGCCAGAATGTGTAAAAGGAAACTTCTTTACTAAAGCAATTTCTAACAAGCCATCACTTTTACTTGCATGAGGAGCAATGTAGGCGTTATTCCCAAATTGACGGGTGTTTGCAACATTGAGCATCAAGTATTTTCCGTCAAATTTTTTAAATTTTTCTTCA contains the following coding sequences:
- a CDS encoding MarR family winged helix-turn-helix transcriptional regulator, whose protein sequence is MDTSFLINLLLEVQEYEHSKSFKNHATVEDFRIWLNEKKYTTESPTKLFKNENHDVSFTENEICKQVLLLGRFSKQMIRKGLSDFPTLANEEFTYLYRLKDEPSLTKIQLIERNGHEKQTGIQIIKRLLDDGLIQETVDENDKRAKRLTLTKKGEEAFHKSVDKVNTTSRILSANLKSDEKTKLLELLKKVNDFHYTLYTEYKNSEIKELLHLIE
- a CDS encoding cryptochrome/photolyase family protein, translating into MDKISIFWFRRDLRLKDNHGLYQALESGKKVLPIFIFDEDILDLLENKSDKRVDFIVQALQTLNYFLKSKNKGIKIFKGKPLEVYKKLSQNYEIEAVYCNEDYEPYAIKRDQEIADFLASKNIAFHQFKDQVIFHKDEIVKADKKPYTVYTPYSKLWLNEFQKIDLQGFLSEKKLDYLLDVPFEEFKIEDIGFQKTDLTFEVPEADLNIIKTYEDTRNFPAVKGTTQLGVHLRLGTISVRKLAKIAKENNITFLKELIWREFFMQILYHFPYVANHSFKPKYDAIPWENNTEFLEKWKAGKTGFPIVDAGMRELNATGFMHNRVRMITASFLIKHLLTDWRIGEAYFAEKLMDYDLSANNGNWQWCASSGCDAAPYFRIFNPDEQQKKFDPDFKYIKKWIPEFGTKYYPKPIVEHKKAREKVLKVYKEALDNLN
- a CDS encoding DUF2256 domain-containing protein — encoded protein: MPKNLPSKICEVCGLPFNWRKKWKKDWEEVKYCSEKCRKNKKSTSFGSKMT
- a CDS encoding ABC1 kinase family protein, with translation MKTLNKIPTGKIERASNLLKAGAKVGVNYIKYYGNKITKDEEEAKKILNEENAADIYDSLKELKGSALKVAQMLSMEKNIMPQAYVEKFSLSQFSVPPLSGALVKKTFRKYFGKNPEDIFDEFSAESVNAASIGQVHKAKKDGQELAVKIQYPGVQESISSDLKLVKPIAMKMFNIRKEGSESYFKEVEDKLYEETNYDLELSRSEQIARECSHLKNIKFPKYYPEFSCEKIITMDWLHGKHFSEFIKTKHPQKTLNKIGQTLWDFYMYQMHVLKQVHADPHPGNFLISEKGELMVIDFGCVKEIPSDFYEPYFELAKVENLMNQEFFEQKLYELEILKPEDSSEEKVFFSKLFHEMLELFTRPFNQEYFDFSDESFFQEIADLGQRYAKLSDLKNMNTNRGSRHFIYLNRTFFGLYNMMHDLRAEGIEINHFQKFMVENA
- a CDS encoding TetR family transcriptional regulator C-terminal domain-containing protein → MKNKPINSEKILSHYGNYLLTHGERPKNIYVFAQENQFDEKEFYQFFSSFEQLEKEILKHFFQKSLELSLEIEGYEDMSAKERLLNLYFIFFENLTMNRSLVLMILEKKNLSTLQKLHELKSEHQKFIKTLDFNDLEIIEKAKDSIKNFNEKSREEALWLHFLSIIEFWQKDESPSFEKTDLFIEKTIDTGFEFLNNEPLKKIIDLGKFLWKEKFQKA
- a CDS encoding DASH family cryptochrome — protein: MQEKQKINIVWFKNDLRTKDQISLFKASQEDLPFIALYIFDEDFYQKKQFGFRKIGKFRAKFLLESIQYLKQNLAELNITFLIKFGKTKKVFEKLNEHYSIQKIFCEEEFSQEEVDLEKSVSSALSNVKFEKSYSQFLLDPEFVFEKLEKIPALFTTFRNKVEKNFIVTKPLKIEKRRAFFKLEIPSDKIDLEKLGFEDFETHPDSAFPFYGGENAAWERLHYYFKETQLLKDYKNTRNGLVGNDYSSKFSAWLANGSISAVSIYDEVKKFEQKFGANESTYWFIFELLWRDYFKFIALQHRNEIFYKNGLQPHKNVEFQNNPQKLVQWISGKTHSEFVNANMIELQKTGFMSNRGRQNVASYFCKNLKLDWRIGAAYFEEMLIDYDVHSNYGNWLYLAGIGNDARERSFNTEKQAEQYDSNKKFRNLWLKNH
- a CDS encoding SDR family NAD(P)-dependent oxidoreductase yields the protein MKNIVIIGCGSGIGLATAKQLQNEAQIIGISRTENPEMKNVKLHFYQKDILTDSLDDVSFPEKIDGLVYAPGSINLKPFGRLSEEDFKKDFEINVLGAIKIIQKLLPNLKKSESASVVLFSTVAAKLGMPFHSSIAASKSAVEGLVKSLAAEFSLQKIRFNAIAPSLSDTNLATALLASPEKREAAAKRHPIQKIGNPEEIAKMVVFLLSDSSSWITGQIFGIDGGMSTIKL
- a CDS encoding cryptochrome/photolyase family protein, with the translated sequence MAEKPLKTAQLIFPHQLFQEISFLEINQPVFLVEEFLFFKQYKFIQQKLAFHRATMKFYENFLIEKGFKVHYIESISELSDIRNLIQFLENEGFEKIRTIDVCDDWLEKRILKTKLEVEIIENPSFVNSKEDLKVYFEGKKHYHQTDFYKQQRLSRNILLENGKPIGGKWTFDTENRKKYPKNKKSPSISFPQNNRFYEEAKIYVSENFGNHYGELTDYQIYPTTISETEIWLENFLENRFLEFGIYEDSIVEQEHFLHHSVLSPLMNIGFLTPNYIIEKSIEFAQKNEIPLNSLEGFIRQILGWREFIRGIYLYQGSFERTRNFWNHQRKIPQSFYDGTTGIAPIDKTIKKILKTGYAHHIERLMILASFMNLCEFHPDDVYQWFMEMFIDAYDWVMVPNVYGMSLFADGGLMSTKPYISGSNYLKKMSDYATENWGEIWDSLFWNFIAKNQEFFRKNPRLSMMLITWNKMTEQQKELHLVRAQNFLEKLHQ
- a CDS encoding TIGR03643 family protein, producing the protein MKKNFNVEQIDRIIEMAWEDRTPFEAITFQFGISEAETISIMRTELKRSSFNLWRKRVNSGISQKHLKKRNPEIERFKCTRQRTISLNKISKR